A genomic region of Bubalus kerabau isolate K-KA32 ecotype Philippines breed swamp buffalo chromosome 10, PCC_UOA_SB_1v2, whole genome shotgun sequence contains the following coding sequences:
- the SENP8 gene encoding sentrin-specific protease 8, giving the protein MDPVVLSYMDSLLRQSDVSLLDPPGWLNDHVIGFAFEYFANSQFHDCSDHVCFISPEVTQFIKCTGNPAEIAMFLEPLDLPNKRVIFLAINDNSNHAAGGTHWSLLVYLQDKNGFFHYDSYGSSNSFHAKQVAEKLEAFLGRKGNKLAFVEEKAPAQQNSYDCGMYVICNTEALCQNFFRQQPESLLQLLTPTYITKKREEWKDLIARLAKN; this is encoded by the coding sequence ATGGACCCAGTAGTCTTGAGTTACATGGACAGTCTTCTGCGGCAGTCAGACGTCTCACTCCTGGACCCTCCAGGCTGGCTCAATGACCATGTTATTGGGTTTGCCTTTGAGTACTTTGCCAACAGTCAGTTTCATGACTGCTCTGACCACGTCTGTTTCATCAGCCCCGAAGTTACTCAGTTCATCAAGTGCACTGGCAACCCAGCAGAAATCGCCATGTTCCTTGAACCCTTGGACCTCCCCAATAAGAGAGTTATATTTTTAGCCATCAATGATAATTCCAACCATGCAGCTGGGGGAACCCACTGGAGCTTGTTGGTGTATCTGCAAGATAAAAATGGCTTTTTTCATTATGATTCTTATGGTAGTAGTAACTCATTCCATGCAAAACAGGTAGCAGAGAAACTAGAGGCTTTCTTaggcagaaaaggaaacaaactgGCCTTTGTGGAAGAGAAAGCCCCTGCTCAACAAAACAGCTATGACTGTGGGATGTACGTGATCTGTAACACTGAGGCCTTGTGTCAGAACTTCTTTAGACAACAGCCAGAATCACTACTGCAGCTACTCACTCCCACATACATcacaaagaagagagaagaatggaAAGATCTCATTGCCAGACTTGCTAAAAATTAG